In the genome of Botrytis cinerea B05.10 chromosome 5, complete sequence, one region contains:
- the Bcpol31 gene encoding Bcpol31 — MAVPVEDGSLLHGPTTSHSSPPTRVPSSYKPLSTFALSKSKQYQQQYGDMYFLRLTSLKKPVEEIASAAWDGFQISGEEVRKVERVLDVRQGKLCWVAGTIYMNMPLKPNILEDISKDHWISAPPPRRKYLSGDGEDEIMLEDESGRLRLIGGQLSKELLVTGCIVAVMGTENANGDFEVVDIKVPDLPPQEPRWEISGEKEEEDTDMDTGKAGRKKIALVSGLSFSGTSAENSLEKALLTEYLLGESLDPSSQADVSKISRLIIAGNSIASDLDSIAHDTVGNTRKAQKKYGYDASAFNPAPTTHFDNFLTELLPSLPITLLPGPSDPANASLPQQPIHPAMFPQARAYCGSAPSVIGEEREAGWFDTVTNPWEGEIEGWRVLGTGGQNVDDVFKYVEGEDRLRMMEAMCRWRCCAPTAPDTLWSYPFQDADPFIINTCPHIFFAGNQPSFDTASIEGPDGQTVRLISIPSFEETGEIVLLDAETLEAEVVRITVE, encoded by the exons ATGGCGGTACCTGTAGAAGATGGCAGTTTACTGCATGGCCCCAC CACTTCTCACTCCTCACCACCGACTCGGGTGCCCTCGTCTTACAAGCCCCTCTCCACATTTGCACTctccaaatcaaaacaatatcaGCAGCAATATGGCGACATGTATTTTCTGAGATTGACTTCTTTGAAGAAACCAGTGGAGGAAATTGCGAGCGCTGCTTGGGATGGATTCCAAATTTCGGGGGAGGAAGTGCGGAAAGTAGAGAGAGTGTTGGATGTTAGACAAGGAAAATTATGTTGGGTGGCAGGTACAATCTATATGAACATGCCGTTGAAGCCGAATATTTTGGAAGATATAAGTAAAGAT CATTGGATATCAGCACCCCCACCCCGAAGGAAATATCTCTCGGGTGACGGCGAAGACGAAATAATGCTCGAAGATGAATCTGGAAGACTGCGGCTAATTGGAGGACAACTAAGTAAAGAGCTGCTGGTGACAGGTTGTATAGTAGCAGTAATGGGGACAGAAAATGCAAACGGAGATTTCGAAGTCGTGGATATCAAAGTGCCAGATTTACCACCGCAGGAACCAAGATGGGAGATATCaggggagaaagaagaagaggatacAGATATGGATACAGGAAAAGCAGGGCGCAAAAAGATTGCTCTTGTTTCTGGCCTCTCATTCTCTGGAACCAGCGCCGAAAATTCGCTCGAGAAGGCCCTCCTGACCGAATATCTCCTAGGCGAAAGTCTAGATCCCTCTTCCCAGGCCGACGTCTCTAAAATAAGTCGTCTAATAATAGCTGGCAACAGCATTGCCTCGGATCTCGATAGTATAGCACACGACACCGTGGGCAATACACGCAAAGCACAAAAGAAATACGGCTACGATGCCAGCGCCTTTAATCCCGCTCCCACCAcccattttgataatttcctAACTGAGCTATTGCCAAGTTTACCCATTACATTATTACCTGGACCTAGCGATCCGGCAAATGCAAGTCTGCCGCAACAGCCTATTCATCCGGCTATGTTTCCTCAGGCTAGAGCATACTGTGGAAGTGCGCCGAGTGTtattggagaagagagagaggctGGATGGTTTGACACAGTGACAAATCCATGGGAGGGGGAAATAGAGGGATGGAGAGTTTTGGGCACGGGCGGACAAAATGTTGACGATGTCTTCAAATACGTAGAGGGCGAGGATCGCTTGAGGATGATGGAGGCTATGTGTAGGTGGAGATGTTGTGCTCCCACTGCACCGGATACTCTTT GGTCCTACCCATTCCAAGACGCCGATcccttcatcatcaacaccTGTCCGCACATCTTTTTCGCCGGAAACCAACCCTCTTTCGATACCGCCAGCATTGAGGGACCCGACGGCCAAACCGTGAGACTGATATCAATACCGAGTTTCGAGGAGACAGGCGAGATTGTACTACTAGATGCTGAGACGCTGGAGGCAGAAGTGGTAAGGATTACGGTTGAGTAA
- the Bcrpb11 gene encoding Bcrpb11: MSNAPERFELFILGDGEKKCTEEADTRTPNSSVFTFNKEDHTLANMLRAHLLKDPHVIFSGYKIPHPLFSKFELRIQTDGEITPKEALVACCRNLVSELEVFSREFTKEFELRKMVSGDVAAADK, from the exons ATGTCGAACGCGCCTGAGAG ATTCGAGTTATTTATTCTCGGAGATGGCGAGAAGAAGTGTACTGAGGAAGCCGATACGC GCACCCCCAACTCTTCGGTTTTTACCTTCAACAAAGAAGACCACACTCTCGCCAACATGTTGCGTGCTCATCTGTTGAAAGATCCGCATGTTATATTTTCTGGCTATAAGA TTCCTCATCCcctcttttccaaattcgaACTCCGGATCCAAACTGATGGTGAGATAACTCCCAAGGAGGCTCTGGTCGCCTGTTGCCGTAACTTGGTATCCGAACTCGAGGTTTTCAGCCGCGAATTTACCAAGGAGTTTGAGCTACGAAAGATGGTCAGCGGTGACGTCGCGGCTGCCGacaaataa
- the Bcap12 gene encoding Bcap12, which translates to MFSMVTWLLLLAVTVAAFLDIEDDFENNATTKVLPNRMVDDGVFQLGVTKVAGVPNVQKRQSKSNLANPYIGDIYMITVQIGYPAQSITLSIDTGSSDVWVNPQCATSGWTSFCSSYPQYDPTKSTSFVPLSQALNIAYGIGAVTGAYATDNFMMGSGPTLKKLQFGVASGSNRMFAGIMGVSWGLGLGTGYYNIIDQLALQGLTKTRAFAIDLGNVDTASGSIIFGGLDTKKYYGSLIKNPIIPFYQSPDGYPRYWINMTYFGITFPGQLPTNLTSTGYAKPVIVDSGSTLSYLPPSLVNAMLPYFPGWVSKGGGLYTIPCSFRNIAGTMDFGFAGQIIRIQLAQFIWFNGATCYGPIANAAEKTDVILGDTFMRGAYVVFDQDNANVHIAQAASCGSNIVPITSGTDGVPSMTGGCPSPAFSYGTSSYTVYPTPSALVPSSSFRSSSSTSSSRSSTLPTLKITSITSPLTTSTTRSIITSSSTPILRSSNLSLPSSSSSSTVRVSTLPTSPSSRTTSTSSSPTIAIMRSSALLFSSSSSTSIARTSTALLLTTTSTRSSTPSSSTSTTRSSSSSLGLGLIGSTTTSTTSTRSSSLSSFRSSSSSISCGIGCGPTTTVYITVTRST; encoded by the exons ATGTTCTCCATGGTTACATGGTTGCTTCTTTTGGCCGTAACGGTAGCGGCCTTccttgatattgaagatgatttcgAAAACAATGCAACTACCAAAGTCTTACCAAACCGGATGGTTGATGATGGAGTTTTTCAGCTGGGAGTGACGAAAGTTGCGGGAGTCCCAAATGTTCAAAAAAGGCAATCCAAGTCAAATTTGGCCAACCCTTACATTGGGGATATTTACATGATCACCG TACAGATTGGGTATCCCGCGCAGTCTATAACCCTCAGTATCGATACAGGGAGCAGTGATGTTTGGGTGAATCCACAGTGCGCTACCTCGGGGTGGACATCATTTTGCTCCAGTTATCCTCAGTACGATCCCACGAAATCTACCTCTTTCGTACCATTGAGTCAAGCCTTGAATATAGCGTATGGTATCGGCGCAGTAACTGGAGCTTATGCGACGGACAATTTTAT GATGGGGTCAGGTCCAACTCTTAAAAAACTTCAGTTTGGTGTTGCATCGGGCAGTAATCGAATGTTTGCGGGTATCATGGGTGTATCTTGGGGGCTTGGCCTTGGAACTGGttattacaatattattGATCAACTTGCTTTGCAAGGTCTGACGAAAACTCGTGCATTTGCCATAGACTTGGGCAATGTCGATACAGCTTCAG GCTCCATTATCTTTGGCGGTCTTGATACAAAGAAGTACTATGGCTCACTAATTAAAAATCCCATTATACCATTTTATCAAAGTCCGGATGGTTATCCAAG atattgGATCAATATGACGTACTTTGGAATCACATTTCCAGGCCAGCTACCGACAAATTTGACATCCACTGGCTATGCGAAACCCGTCATTGTTGACTCCGGAAGTACATTGAGTTATTTGCCACCTTCACTTGTCAACGCCATGCTCCCTTATTTTCCAGGATGGGTCAGTAAAGGAGGTGGCCTCTATACCATTCCTTGTAGCTTCCGAAATATCGCAGGCACGATGGATTTCGGATTCGCAGGGCAGATTATCAGGATCCAATTAGCTCAATTCATATGGTTCAATGGTGCTACATGCTATGGGCCCATTGCCAATGCCGCCGAAAAGACGGATGTGATCTTAGGAGATACCTTCATGAGAGGTGCTTATGTGGTGTTTGATCAGGACAACGCAAATGTCCATATTGCGCAAGCTGCGAGTTGCGGATCAAATATTGTGCCCATCACTTCGGGTACCGATGGAGTTCCTTCAATGACAGGAGGTTGTCCGAGTCCCGCATTTTCTTATGGAACATCATCTTATACG GTCTATCCAACTCCCTCGGCATTAgttccatcttcttcattcagatcttcttcatctacatCTTCTTCGAGAA GTTCCACACTCCCTACATTGAAAATTACTTCAATAACATCCCCTCTCACCACATCAACAACTAGATCTATTATCACTTCATCCTCTACGCCAATACTTAGATCTTCTAACCTTTCACTCCCCTCTTCGTCCTCTTCGTCAACGGTTAGAGTTTCTACCCTTCCAACTTCCCCTTCATCGAGAACCACTTCAACGAGCTCTTCCCCCACAATAGCGATAATGAGGTCTTCTGcccttttattctcttcttcatcctctacGTCAATAGCTAGAACTTCTACTGCCCTTTTACTGACAACCACTTCGACGAGATCTTCTACCCCTTCGTCATCTACATCAACTACTAgatcttcatcctcgtcgCTGGGGCTTGGTTTGATCGGCTCTACGACTACGTCTACAACATCCACCAGATCTTCTTCGCTTTCTTCATTtcgttcttcatcttcatctataTCCTGTGGCATAGGCTGTGGACCGACGACTACTGTGTATATTACCGTTACCAGGTCGACCTGA
- the Bcvhc1 gene encoding Bcvhc1, which yields MPNAGQEIDSVRGSSASKHGTQCEGEAPASESTVGNGHSLTHQVLRTFSSNATNNDQTPDPQEEQQQDPFSAGTMGDNSLTVQMHNEAERKKSGTAIPRSGLGPRPIGGQEKLGMFSGVYVPTCLNVLSILMFLRFGFILGQSGILGMLGMLVASYVINFITTFSLSAIASNGTVRGGGAYYLISRSLGPEFGGSIGLVFYLGFVFNTGMNAVGLIDCITLNFGADNGNWAHILPETKWYCYLWSTVILVLCTLLCLAGSGIFARASNGLLVVLFIATLSIPLSALIVSPFESQNLGIEYTGISLETLSGNLLPQLTRGAAGSQINGRETFQDLFGILFPATGGIFAGASMSGDLKSPSKAIPKGTVYGLITTFFLYTLVILAMAATVTRSSFLRNTNVLQETNMSGLLILAGEVSTSLFSVLMGIIGSAKLLQAISRDSLLPGFSIFSQGTKKADEPTFAIVFTFIVTQLTMLGDLNQIASFVTMTYLMTFLVMNLACFLLSIGSAPNWRPSFHFFNWQTAFVGAILSGVAMFFVDGLYATGCVGMLLLLFLLIHYSVEPKSWGDVSQSLIYHQIRKYLLKLKQEHVKFWRPQVILLVNDPRRQYKLIQFCNSMKKGGLYILGHIIVTDDFSQSVPEARRQQAAWNKYIDFSKIKAFVNIAISPALEWGARNIILNAGLGGMRPNIAVMGFYNLDDLRNAQPLIDISEPSKPSPANVKTFKSPPSYRRQNSKESKMQGVLPTDLCRTEGMMSITSYVTILEDLLFKLQINVAVAKGFRDLELPDTENTKKYIDLWPIQMSAEIAAEGDVKQNVLTTNFDTYTLILQLGVILNTVPAWKKAYKLRVAVFVEYENDVEEERGRVKSLLENLRIEAEILVFWLASGDIPSYEIIINGATPASDQVDEVEQCLKGQDWWEDIQKLRGNRGATTSAAADLAQIKNIFNTTPTWPDASFQQGARYRHAERFLGLRRLLRKSRKRQNVSNLKGLGVSMGMRSQRLEPDVMSRHASQGSASEDSDSDSELQTEEPESDDESAASEGDLDDFESDSDTHAGEIKPLARRRSHGDSLRGPPISKRAAGAEEPVPPTISKSTRQSIIDTFNEPPDASMPTASAPVSPPRSPQPSSLQPAPGLEFPGSVQSLKDSQKSPVAPDLPRSASLLQPHNHGKRPPISRHASTPKFSSKPVPMTRVATEDGPGPSIMFAETPSPPTARKSTSRIPSAYRSSPSFDRISEASNSSNPTRNSPSPTRSSYSLQSIPLSFNDLPCRAQHLILNQLIKSQSGETAVIFTTLPSPVEGTGGSREASEGYLGDLEVLCGGLPPVLLVHSNSMTVTVSL from the exons ATGCCCAATGCGGGCCAGGAAATTGACAGCGTCCGCGGATCTAGTGCCAGCAAGCATGGAACCCAGTGTGAGGGTGAAGCTCCTGCCAGTGAATCTACCGTTGGCAATGGACATTCCTTGACCCATCAAGTGTTACGCACATTCTCTAGCAATGCAACTAACAACGACCAAACACCGGACCCCCAAGAGGAGCAGCAACAAGATCCATTCTCTGCTGGTACTATGGGAGACAATTCATTGACTGTCCAAATGCACAATGAGGCAGAGCGGAAGAAGAGTGGTACGGCGATCCCTAGGTCAGGGCTGGGACCTCGACCAATTGGTGGACAAGAGAAGTTGGGGATGTTTTCCGGTGTGTATGTACCGACATGTCTCAATGTTTTGAGCATTTTGATGTTCCTCCGATTTGGATTTATCCTAGGACAAAGTGGGATATTGGGCATGCTAG GCATGCTTGTCGCTTCGTACGTGATCAATTTTATCACtaccttctctctttctgctATTGCCTCGAATGGAACAGTGCGCGGAGGTGGTGCATATTACTTGATATCTCGTTCTTTGGGCCCAGAATTTGGAGGGTCAATTGGACTCGTCTTTTATCTGGGCTTCGTTTTCAATACTGGAATGAATGCCGTGGGTCTTATCGACTGTATCACGCTGAATTTCGGTGCCGACAATGGCAATTGGGCTCATATTCTGCCTGAAACAAAATGGTATTGCTACCTCTGGTCTACCGTAATACTAGTTTTGTGTACACTTTTATGTTTGGCTGGATCTGGGATCTTTGCGAGAGCTAGTAATGGGCTATTGGTTGTTCTTTTCATCGCCACATTGAGTATCCCGCTCTCTGCATTGATCGTTAGCCCTTTCGAAAGTCAGAATTTAGGTATCGAATATACGGGCATTAGCTTAGAAACACTATCTGGGAATCTTTTGCCTCAGCTTACTAGAGGTGCCGCTGGCAGTCAAATCAATGGACGAGAGACTTTTCAGGATCTGTTTGGCATCCTATTTCCTGCAACAGGGGGCATATTCGCCGGGGCAAGCATGAGTGGTGACTTGAAGTCTCCGAGCAAAGCCATCCCAAAAGGAACTGTGTATGGCCTTATCACAACTTTTTTCTTGTACACTCTAGTTATACTAGCCATGGCCGCGACCGTGACTCGTTCATCTTTCCTCAGAAACACGAATGTGCTTCAAGAGACAAACATGTCAGGGCTGTTAATTCTGGCAGGAGAAGTATCCACTAGCTTGTTCTCTGTGCTCATGGGAATCATCGGCAGTGCAAAGCTTCTTCAAGCAATATCAAGAGATAGCCTGCTACCTGGGTTTTCCATATTCAGCCAGGGAACTAAGAAAGCTGATGAACCCACTTTCGCCATCGTTTTTACGTTCATTGTTACCCAATTGACAATGCTGGGCGACCTCAATCAGATCGCAAGTTTTGTAACGATGACTTATCTT ATGACCTTTCTAGTCATGAATCTAGCCTGCTTCCTCCTTTCAATCGGTTCTGCACCTAATTGGCGTCCCagtttccatttcttcaactgGCAGACTGCTTTTGTAGGAGCAATATTGTCAGGAGTTGCAATGTTCTTTGTGGACGGGCTTTATGCAACAGGGTGTGTAGGcatgcttcttcttctattccTTCTTATACATTATTCCGTAGAGCCGAAGAGCTGGGGGGATGTGTCTCAAAGTTTGatatatcatcaaattcgAAAATACCTTCTCAAGCTTAAACAGGAGCATGTCAAATTTTGGCGCCCTCAGGTCATTTTACTTGTTAATGACCCACGCCGACAATACAAACTTATACAATTCTGCAACTCCATGAAGAAAGGTGGTCTGTATATCCTTGGCCATATTATTGTGACGGATGATTTCAGCCAATCCGTGCCAGAAGCT CGTCGCCAGCAAGCAGCGTGGaacaaatatattgatttttcaaaaattaaagCGTTTGTTAATATTGCCATTTCTCCGGCTCTAGAATGGGGTGCTCGCAATATTATTCTCAACGCAGGACTGGGAGGAATGAGGCCCAATATCGCAGTAATGGGGTTCTACAATTTAGATGACCTTAGAAATGCTCAGCCATTGATCGACATTTCGGAGCCATCTAAACCATCGCCAGCCAATGTCAAGACATTCAAGTCACCACCTAGTTACAGGCGTCAGAACAGTAAGGAAAGTAAGATGCAAGGAGTGCTCCCTACTGATTTATGCCGAACCGAAGGCATGATGAGCATAACAAGCTATGTCACTATTCTAGAAGATTTACTCTTCAAGCTGCAAATCAATGTTGCAGTGGCCAAAGGTTTTCGAGATCTGGAATTGCCAGATACTGAAAACACCAAGAAGTATATTGATCTTTGGCCTATCCAAATGTCTGCCGAAATCGCGGCTGAAGGAGACGTAAAACAGAATGTTTTGACCACCAATTTTGATACTT ACACATTGATACTCCAACTTGGTGTCATTCTAAACACTGTACCTGCTTGGAAAAAAGCATACAAACTTCGCGTAGCTGTATttgttgaatatgaaaacgacgtggaagaagaaagaggcaGGGTAAAATCTCTACTCGAAAATTTGCGCATTGAAGCCGAGATTCTTGTATTCTGGTTGGCATCAGGAGATATTCCATCCTATGAGATCATTATCAATGGTGCAACTCCTGCCTCAGATCAAGTTGATGAGGTTGAACAGTGTCTTAAGGGACAAGACTGGTGGGAAGACATACAAAAGCTTCGAGGAAATCGTGGAGCTACCACATCTGCTGCGGCAGATTTGGCTCAAATAAAGAACATATTTAATACTACTCCAACTTGGCCGGACGCATCATTTCAACAAGGTGCACGGTATAGACAT GCCGAACGATTTCTTGGACTCCGACGGCTGCTAAGGAAATCGAGGAAAAGACAGAATGTTAGTAATCTGAAAGGCTTAGGCGTTAGCATGGGTATGCGATCTCAGAGGTTGGAGCCCGATGTTATGAGCCGACATGCTAGTCAAGGAAGTGCAAGCGAAGATTCCGATAGTGATTCCGAACTTCAGACCGAGGAGCCTGAATCTGATGACGAAAGTGCGGCGAGTGAAGGAGACCTCGATGATTTCGAGTCAGATAGCGATACCCATGCTGGAGAGATCAAACCACttgcaagaagaagaagccatGGCGATAGCTTACGCGGTCCTCCCATTTCTAAACGTGCAGCGGGAGCAGAGGAGCCGGTTCCTCCTACGATTTCGAAATCTACAAGACAATCGATAATCGATACTTTCAATGAACCACCAGATGCATCTATGCCAACCGCTTCAGCGCCTGTATCGCCACCACGTTCACCTCAACCATCCAGTCTTCAGCCAGCACCAGGTTTAGAATTCCCCGGCTCTGTACAATCATTGAAGGACTCACAGAAGTCTCCGGTCGCTCCTGATCTACCAAGATCGGCATCTCTCCTACAACCTCATAACCATGGGAAGAGACCACCGATATCTAGACACGCATCTACGCCGAAATTCTCATCAAAACCAGTTCCCATGACCCGCGTGGCCACAGAAGACGGCCCCGGCCCTAGCATAATGTTCGCCGAAACACCGTCTCCACCAACCGCTCGCAAATCCACATCGCGTATCCCATCCGCCTACCgttcctctccctctttcgACCGGATTTCCGAAGCATCCAATTCTTCCAATCCTACCCGTaattctccttctccaaccCGGTCTTCATACTCTCTGCAATCTATTCCGCTTAGTTTCAATGATTTACCTTGTAGAGCCCAGCATCTAATtctgaatcaattgattaagAGTCAAAGTGGGGAGACGGCAGTTATTTTTACTACTCTACCGAGTCCGGTTGAAGGAACAGGTGGAAGTAGAGAGGCAAGTGAGGGATATCTTGGGGATTTGGAGGTGTTGTGTGGGGGCCTGCCGCCGGTGCTGTTGGTGCATAGCAACAGTATGACGGTTACTGTTAGTTTGTAG